The genomic stretch TGCGCGCGCAGGCGTCGTACTACCCGGAGCCCCGGGATCCCGACGAGGTGCTGGAGCTGGTCGGCCTCACCGACAAGGCCCGCGCCAAGGGCCGGTCGCTCTCGGGCGGCCAACGGCGGCGGCTCGACGTCGCTCTCGGCATCGTGGGCGGACCCTCCCTGCTCTTCCTCGACGAGCCGACCACCGGCTTCGACCCCGAGGCGCGGCGACAGTTCTGGGGCCTGATCCGCGACCTCCGCGACCTCGGGACGACGATGCTGCTGACCACGCACTACCTGGACGAGGCCGAGGCGCTGGCCGACCGGGTGGGGGTCATCGCTCGCGGGCGCCTGGTGGAGGTGGCGCTGCCTGCTGCCCTGGGTGGGCGGAAGTCGGCACCGGCCGTCGTGAGCTGGACCGAGGACGGCGTCCGCCGCAGCCAGGCCACCGACGCCCCGACCGCGTTCGTGCAGCAGCTGGCCGCGCGCTTCCCGGGCGAGGTGCCGGAGCTGGTGGTCGCCCGCCCCACGCTCGAGGACGTCTACCTGCGCATGATCGGGGAGCCGGCATGACCGTCGTCCGCGATCATCGGACCGCGCTGCCGTCGCTGGCCAGCGTCTACCGGACCCGCTCCTCGGTGGAGCTCAAGGAGTTCTTCCGGCAGCGGGAGTCCGTGGTCTTCACGCTGGCGTTCCCGGTGATCCTCCTGCTGGTCTTCGGCGCGATCCTCGACTACCGGATCACCACGGCCAGTGGCGTCAGCGTCCGCTTCACCCAGTTGTTCGCCGCGGGGATCATCGCGGCCGGGATCCTCGGCGCGAGCCTGCAGAACATGGCGATCAGCATCGCCACGGAGCGCTCCGACGGAACGCTCAAGCACCTGGTGGGCACGCCCATGCCGAAGCACGCCTACTTCGTGGGCAAGGTCGTGCAGGTCCTCGTCGTCACCGTGGCGATCGTGGTCGTGCTGCTGCTCGTGGCGACGGTGTTCTACGGCGTCGACCTGCCGAGCGGCAGCGACTGGCTGACCTTCCTCTGGGTGACCGCGCTCGGTTCGGCGGCCTGCACGCTGCTGGGCATCGCCATCTCCAGCCTGGCGAAGAACGGCCGGTCCGCCTCCGCCACCGTCACGCCGATCGCGCTGGTGCTGCAGTTCATCTCCGGCGTCTTCTTCCAGTTCAGCCAGGTGCCCGAGTGGCTGCAGACCGTGGCCGCGATCTTCCCGCTCAAGTGGATGGCGCAGGGCCTGCGGTCGGTGTTCCTCCCCGACGAGCTGGCGGCCCTGGAGCCCGCGGGGTCCTGGGAGCTCGGCCGAGTGGCGCTCGTGCTGGGCCTGTGGTGCGCCGCCGGGCTGCTGCTGTGCGTCTCCACCTTCCGCTGGCAGGACCGTGCGCCGTGACGTCCCCCGGACGTCACCGCGGCCACGTGCCGTCCCCGGCCCACTCCTCGCGACACGGCGGATCGGCCGGGTGCTCCCGGTAACTTCACCCTGTGCCCGCTCCGCTGAACGCCGAGAACCTCGTCCGCGCGCCCAAGGTGCTCCTGCACGACCATCTGGACGGCGGTCTGCGTCCGCAGACGGTGCTGGAACTCGCCGACCTGACCGGCTACACCGAGCTGCCGGAGTCCGACCCCGAGCGCCTGGGCCGCTGGTTCCGGGAGGCGGCCGACTCGGGGTCGCTCGTGCGCTACCTGGAGACCTTCGCGCACACCGTCGGCGTGATGCAGCGCCCGGATGCAGTACAGCGGGTGGCCCGCGAGTGCGCGCTCGACCTGGCGGCGGACGGCGTCGTCTACGCCGAGGTGCGCATGGCGCCGGAGCTGCTCACCGCCGGCGGCACGCCGATCGAGGAGGCCGTCGAGGCGATCCTCGACGGCTTCCGGGCGGGCAGCGCCGAGGCCGCCGCGGCAGGGACGCCCATCGTCATGGGCTCGCTGCTGTGCGCCATGCGGCAGAACGACCGCTGGGAGGAGGTGGCGGGCCTCGTCGTCCGCTACCGGGACACCGGCGTCGTGGGCTTCGACCTGGCCGGGCCGGAGGACGGCTTCCCCGCGGACCGGATCCCCGCGGCGATCGCGATCCTCGACCGCGCCGGGGCGCACCGGACGATCCACGCCGGCGAGGCCTTCAACATCGCGAGCATCAAGTCGGCGCTCGACGGCGCACGTGCCGAGCGGCTCGGGCACGGCGTCCGGATCATCGACGACGTCGCCGCCGACGGCACGCTCGGGCCGCTCGCGCAGCGGGTCCGCGACGAGCAGGTGCCGCTGGAGGTGGCGCCGACCTCGAACGTGCAGACCGGCGCGTTCCCCTCGCTCGCCGAGCACCCCGTCGACCGGCTGCACCGGCTCGGCTTCGCGGTCACGATGAACACCGACAACCGGCTGATGAGCGGCGTCTCCGCGAGCAGCGAGTTCACCGACGTGGCCCGCACGTTCGACTGGACGTGGGACGACGTCCAGACGGTCACCGAGCGTGCACTCGCGGCCGCGTTCACCAGCGACACCGAGCGGAAGCGGCTGCGCGACGAGGTTCTGCGACCGGCATACGCGCAGCTGCGCGAGGGGTGATCGCGGCCACCCCCGATCGGGGAATCCCGATGCGATCTTCGCTGCTACGGTAGGTGAACCGGCACATCGGCCGGTCATCCTCCCGGGCGGTTCGCCCGGGCACGAGCGCATCCGTGCTGATCCAGTGCCCTGCCGGGCAGTTGCGATCGCCAGTGAGGACGCCGGCATCCCGCCGTCCCCTCCTTTCCACGGGACGCGCTCCGACGCTGTTACGGAGCCCCACCCCGCATGACGTTGGTCCACCCTGTGTCCTTCGAGTCGAACACCACCGAGAACATCGAGAAGACGGTCGAGCCCACCGGCCCGACCTTCGGCCAGC from Blastococcus sp. PRF04-17 encodes the following:
- a CDS encoding ABC transporter ATP-binding protein yields the protein MTTPSAAAAVRLPAGPVDPDAAISVRGLVKRYGGFVAVDGLDLDIHRGEIFALLGPNGAGKTTTVEICEGYRRRDAGEVRVLGEDPAGGGRRWKAQIGIVLQSGAGDSQLTVRELVRAQASYYPEPRDPDEVLELVGLTDKARAKGRSLSGGQRRRLDVALGIVGGPSLLFLDEPTTGFDPEARRQFWGLIRDLRDLGTTMLLTTHYLDEAEALADRVGVIARGRLVEVALPAALGGRKSAPAVVSWTEDGVRRSQATDAPTAFVQQLAARFPGEVPELVVARPTLEDVYLRMIGEPA
- a CDS encoding ABC transporter permease, whose translation is MTVVRDHRTALPSLASVYRTRSSVELKEFFRQRESVVFTLAFPVILLLVFGAILDYRITTASGVSVRFTQLFAAGIIAAGILGASLQNMAISIATERSDGTLKHLVGTPMPKHAYFVGKVVQVLVVTVAIVVVLLLVATVFYGVDLPSGSDWLTFLWVTALGSAACTLLGIAISSLAKNGRSASATVTPIALVLQFISGVFFQFSQVPEWLQTVAAIFPLKWMAQGLRSVFLPDELAALEPAGSWELGRVALVLGLWCAAGLLLCVSTFRWQDRAP
- a CDS encoding adenosine deaminase, which codes for MPAPLNAENLVRAPKVLLHDHLDGGLRPQTVLELADLTGYTELPESDPERLGRWFREAADSGSLVRYLETFAHTVGVMQRPDAVQRVARECALDLAADGVVYAEVRMAPELLTAGGTPIEEAVEAILDGFRAGSAEAAAAGTPIVMGSLLCAMRQNDRWEEVAGLVVRYRDTGVVGFDLAGPEDGFPADRIPAAIAILDRAGAHRTIHAGEAFNIASIKSALDGARAERLGHGVRIIDDVAADGTLGPLAQRVRDEQVPLEVAPTSNVQTGAFPSLAEHPVDRLHRLGFAVTMNTDNRLMSGVSASSEFTDVARTFDWTWDDVQTVTERALAAAFTSDTERKRLRDEVLRPAYAQLREG